From Microbacterium invictum, the proteins below share one genomic window:
- the rpsP gene encoding 30S ribosomal protein S16: protein MAVKIRLKRFGKIRAPYYRIVVADSRTKRDGRVIEEIGKYHPTEEPSFIEVDSERAQYWLSVGAQPTEQVAALLKLTGDWGKFKGDANAVSTVKVAEPKPEFNVDASKKSVLKPKVEKKAEEPAEAPAADEAPAETEAE from the coding sequence GTGGCTGTCAAGATTCGTCTCAAGCGCTTCGGCAAGATCCGCGCGCCGTACTACCGCATCGTCGTGGCCGACTCGCGCACCAAGCGCGATGGTCGTGTCATCGAGGAGATCGGCAAGTACCACCCCACCGAGGAGCCCTCGTTCATCGAGGTCGACTCCGAGCGTGCGCAGTACTGGCTGTCGGTCGGCGCCCAGCCGACTGAGCAGGTTGCCGCACTGCTGAAGCTCACCGGTGACTGGGGCAAGTTCAAGGGTGACGCGAACGCTGTGTCGACCGTGAAGGTCGCCGAGCCCAAGCCCGAGTTCAACGTCGACGCTTCCAAGAAGTCGGTGCTCAAGCCCAAGGTCGAGAAGAAGGCCGAGGAGCCCGCCGAGGCTCCGGCAGCCGACGAGGCGCCCGCCGAGACCGAGGCCGAGTAA
- a CDS encoding endonuclease domain-containing protein → MAHSREAHATGYSRHDVAQAVAADALRRIRRSWLAAPGADPDLQLAAAVSGRVTCVTAAKRLGLWVPSHDRLAPPAHVAVPHSRAHIHATGVHLHWATGPIAVAATAVADPVVNVLFHIARCLPRVDALAVWESALRKRAVNADELVRTRWRSTQAAELASVASVLSDSGIETAFVDGMRSVGIAVRQQVQLAGHRVDGLVGDRLVVQIDGFAHHGAADRRRDLRHDALLILRGYTVLRFDYQQVLYDWEHVQSTVLTAVAQGLHLMR, encoded by the coding sequence GTGGCGCACAGCCGCGAGGCCCACGCCACGGGATACTCCCGGCACGATGTGGCGCAGGCCGTCGCAGCCGACGCTCTCCGCCGAATCCGCCGCTCGTGGTTGGCGGCGCCGGGCGCCGATCCCGACCTCCAACTGGCCGCCGCGGTGAGCGGGCGGGTGACGTGCGTCACCGCGGCGAAGCGCCTGGGCCTGTGGGTGCCGTCACACGACCGCCTCGCCCCACCCGCGCACGTCGCCGTGCCGCACTCGCGCGCGCATATCCACGCCACCGGCGTGCACCTGCATTGGGCGACCGGCCCGATTGCCGTCGCCGCCACGGCCGTCGCCGATCCCGTCGTCAACGTGCTCTTCCACATCGCCCGGTGCCTGCCTCGCGTCGACGCTCTCGCGGTGTGGGAATCGGCCCTGCGCAAAAGAGCGGTGAACGCCGATGAGCTGGTGCGCACCCGATGGCGGTCGACACAGGCCGCCGAACTGGCGAGCGTGGCATCCGTCCTGTCTGATTCGGGCATCGAGACGGCATTCGTAGACGGAATGCGGTCGGTCGGCATCGCGGTGCGGCAGCAGGTGCAGCTTGCAGGCCACCGGGTAGACGGCCTGGTGGGCGACCGCCTCGTGGTGCAGATCGACGGGTTCGCGCATCACGGCGCTGCCGATCGGCGCCGTGATCTGCGGCATGACGCACTGCTGATCCTCCGCGGCTACACGGTGCTGCGGTTCGACTACCAGCAGGTCTTGTACGACTGGGAGCACGTGCAGTCCACTGTGCTCACCGCGGTGGCCCAGGGCCTGCACCTCATGCGGTGA
- a CDS encoding sirohydrochlorin chelatase, whose product MTATLIACAHGTRSEQGRASIDALRARIAALVPDVPVAEAYVDVHGPELDDVASAPRAQGAVIVPLLLSTGFHTEVDIRRAALAGTNVSVARALGPHPLLADVLADRALAAGADPTWPLVIAAAGSSDARARDDVDAIRALVEERWEGPVTVGFVAAMAPTVSEAVASAAAHGGPVAVATYLLAPGHFADLVAGTGGAVTSAPLGDDPRIARVAVQRYAEALGSPASEPSVPGASASRASDPSSTSA is encoded by the coding sequence ATGACCGCAACCCTGATCGCCTGCGCGCACGGCACCCGCTCCGAGCAGGGCCGCGCGAGCATCGACGCTCTCCGGGCGCGGATCGCCGCGCTCGTGCCGGACGTGCCCGTCGCCGAGGCATACGTGGATGTGCACGGCCCCGAACTGGACGACGTGGCATCCGCGCCGCGGGCACAGGGCGCGGTCATCGTGCCGCTGCTGCTGTCGACCGGGTTCCACACCGAGGTCGACATCCGGCGCGCCGCGCTCGCCGGAACGAACGTGAGCGTGGCCCGCGCCCTCGGACCGCACCCGCTGCTGGCAGATGTCCTCGCCGATCGCGCGCTGGCCGCCGGCGCTGATCCCACCTGGCCGCTCGTGATCGCCGCGGCGGGTTCGAGCGATGCGCGGGCGCGCGACGATGTCGACGCGATCCGTGCTCTGGTCGAGGAGCGGTGGGAAGGACCGGTCACCGTCGGTTTCGTGGCCGCGATGGCCCCCACCGTCTCCGAAGCGGTGGCCTCGGCGGCCGCGCACGGCGGACCGGTCGCGGTCGCGACGTATCTCCTGGCGCCGGGTCACTTCGCGGACCTCGTCGCCGGCACAGGTGGCGCGGTCACGAGCGCACCGCTCGGCGACGACCCGCGGATCGCCCGGGTCGCGGTGCAGCGTTACGCCGAGGCGCTGGGCTCGCCGGCGTCCGAACCGTCGGTGCCGGGCGCGTCGGCGTCGCGCGCGTCCGATCCGTCGTCGACGTCGGCCTGA
- a CDS encoding glutamate--cysteine ligase, which yields MTVPFATSARSSVGLEWEVMLADRASGDLVPQAPEIISDLADRAALERHTITGELLTNTVEVTSGVGDTVAAAVDDIADAIAEVRTVTDPMGVELLSAGSHPFAQWFDQQVTDKTRYHTLIERTQWWGRNMMIWGIHVHVGVEDVNKVFPIIGALAGYLPHLQALSASSPFWAGERTGYASNRALVFQQLPTAGLPWPLQDWAEFEGYLDDMVTTGVMADATEVRWDIRPAPRWGTIEVRACDGMSTLPELAAVASLVQVLVEHFSREIDEGRTPPHLQPWFVRENKWRTARYGLDARVIVDTDGTQRLVSEHLREVIEQLAPVAEDLHCAREFAGLGAILDGGASYQRQLAVAEAADGDLREVVQHLIREFRAGPTLRDHLAALGA from the coding sequence ATGACGGTGCCCTTCGCCACTTCTGCCCGGTCCTCCGTGGGACTCGAGTGGGAAGTCATGCTCGCCGACCGAGCCTCGGGCGATCTCGTGCCCCAGGCGCCCGAGATCATCTCCGACTTGGCTGACCGCGCCGCGCTGGAACGGCACACGATCACGGGCGAGCTGCTGACGAACACCGTCGAGGTCACCAGCGGCGTCGGCGACACGGTGGCCGCCGCCGTCGACGACATCGCGGACGCCATTGCGGAAGTCCGTACGGTCACCGACCCCATGGGCGTGGAGCTGCTCAGCGCCGGCAGTCATCCGTTCGCACAGTGGTTCGACCAGCAGGTGACCGACAAGACCCGCTATCACACGCTCATCGAGCGCACCCAGTGGTGGGGACGCAACATGATGATCTGGGGCATCCACGTCCACGTCGGCGTCGAGGACGTCAACAAGGTCTTCCCGATCATCGGCGCCCTGGCGGGCTACCTGCCGCACCTGCAGGCGCTGTCGGCCTCCAGCCCCTTCTGGGCGGGTGAACGCACCGGCTACGCGTCCAATCGCGCGCTGGTGTTCCAGCAGCTGCCGACCGCCGGGCTTCCCTGGCCGTTGCAGGACTGGGCCGAGTTCGAGGGTTACCTCGACGACATGGTCACCACCGGAGTCATGGCCGATGCAACCGAAGTGCGCTGGGACATCCGACCGGCTCCCCGGTGGGGAACCATCGAGGTGCGCGCGTGCGACGGGATGTCGACGCTCCCCGAGCTCGCCGCGGTCGCGTCGCTGGTGCAGGTGCTCGTCGAGCACTTCTCACGCGAGATCGACGAGGGCCGCACGCCGCCGCATCTGCAGCCGTGGTTCGTACGCGAGAACAAATGGCGCACCGCGCGCTACGGTCTCGACGCGCGGGTGATCGTGGACACGGACGGCACGCAGCGGCTGGTCTCCGAGCATCTCCGCGAAGTGATCGAGCAGCTCGCACCCGTCGCAGAAGACCTGCACTGCGCCCGCGAGTTCGCCGGGCTCGGCGCGATCCTCGACGGCGGCGCCAGCTATCAGCGGCAGCTCGCGGTCGCCGAGGCCGCCGACGGCGACCTGCGTGAGGTCGTGCAGCACCTGATCCGCGAGTTCCGCGCCGGGCCGACCCTGCGCGACCATCTCGCGGCCCTCGGCGCCTGA
- the rimM gene encoding ribosome maturation factor RimM (Essential for efficient processing of 16S rRNA): MAAKPARTQLRVGRLVKAHGLKGALKVELYTDDPDGRFVPGAVFTLQVPESSPWHGQTVTVREFKWLNSNPVVFLEGIDDRSAAETIVRAILWVDQDEQSAPVEDDAWYDHQLVGLDIVRDDVIVGRLIRVDHLPAQDLLIVRPVDAGDREILVPFVKAIVPEVDIAAGRIIVTPPAGLFEELEPEPEERSDSQADVDDGSDARDADAPGTDGSDAGEPSASA; this comes from the coding sequence GTGGCCGCCAAGCCCGCCCGCACCCAGCTTCGCGTCGGGCGCTTGGTGAAGGCCCACGGCCTCAAGGGCGCACTGAAGGTCGAGCTGTACACGGACGACCCCGACGGGCGTTTCGTCCCGGGAGCCGTCTTCACCCTGCAAGTGCCCGAGTCGTCGCCGTGGCACGGCCAGACGGTCACCGTCCGCGAGTTCAAATGGCTGAACTCCAACCCGGTCGTCTTCCTCGAGGGGATCGACGACCGCTCCGCCGCCGAGACGATCGTGCGGGCCATCCTCTGGGTCGACCAGGACGAGCAGTCCGCACCCGTCGAGGACGACGCGTGGTACGACCATCAGCTCGTCGGCCTGGACATCGTCCGCGACGATGTCATCGTGGGACGTCTCATCCGCGTCGACCACCTTCCCGCGCAGGATCTGCTCATCGTGCGCCCGGTGGATGCCGGTGATCGCGAGATCCTGGTGCCGTTCGTGAAGGCCATCGTTCCCGAGGTGGACATCGCGGCCGGCCGGATCATCGTGACGCCGCCCGCCGGGCTGTTCGAAGAGCTCGAGCCCGAGCCGGAGGAGCGCTCCGACTCTCAGGCCGACGTCGACGACGGATCGGACGCGCGCGACGCCGACGCGCCCGGCACCGACGGTTCGGACGCCGGCGAGCCCAGCGCCTCGGCGTAA
- a CDS encoding RNA-binding protein, which yields MLSAALEHIVKGIVDHPDDVVIRSSTSPRGEVLEVRVHADDRGRVIGRGGRTAKALRTLISALADGARVRVDVADD from the coding sequence GTGCTGTCGGCCGCGCTCGAGCACATCGTCAAGGGGATCGTCGATCACCCGGACGATGTCGTCATCCGTTCCTCCACGTCGCCCCGCGGCGAGGTCCTCGAAGTGCGCGTGCACGCCGACGACCGTGGACGTGTGATCGGGCGCGGCGGACGCACGGCCAAGGCCCTGCGGACGCTGATCTCCGCCCTCGCCGACGGCGCCCGCGTGCGCGTCGACGTCGCGGACGACTGA